From the genome of Dermacentor andersoni chromosome 3, qqDerAnde1_hic_scaffold, whole genome shotgun sequence:
AACTGTAGCAGTCGAACGTGAAACTGTAGCACAAGAACGTGTACAAGATCAAGTAGAAGATTGGCTCCTTTACGACAGTCAGACTGTGGCGTAGTGAACCAGGTTCAGGACGCTTCTtgaagtttttgatcatttccaCTGCGTTCGCAACTGAACCGAAGAGACCACTCATGGACGCTCGCCTGGACATGAACTTTATGGTCATGGGCTCATCAGGTGCAATCAATGTTGTTTGGGTGGTTTCACACCTTTGAAGATTGCTGTTCTGTTTAGGCTCATCATCAGTAGAGGCAATTTTCTGGCCTTCCTTTGCTGTGTCGTAGGTTTTTGGCGCATTGCCGGGACGCATATTGGTTTCGCATGTTTTCGAACCACTCGGTGTAGCTGTAACACTGGCCCTGCCACCATCACAATGGTGGCTGCTCTTGTCACTGTTGGTGACAAGTGTGCATGGCCGCAGCCAATCTGGCTGGCGGACGAACAGGGTAAAAGCTGTGGCGTTTAGCGAGATGGCTCCGAATAAAAAAATGGCGCTTCCGAAGCCATACATCTCTGTAAGAACCTCCATGAGCATGGGGAAAACGAAGAACGCCAAGGACGCTCCAGCGAAGTTCAGGCCCGTAGCGAGGCCCTTGTGTATAATGAAGTGCTGCACCAGACACATTGGCTGACTCATTATGACCATGCCAGCACCAATCCCTGAAATGAGACAATAGAAATCTGTCATTGCGGTTGTATTGCTTGAGGGTGAGCGAACAGTGGTTTTTCAGaccaaatcgaatacgaatagaatcGTACCAGGGGTGAATCACATGGATTATCGAATAactttcgaatagttttcgaatagtaGTTACAGGGTTCTCATTTTGCTATTCTTAATGTTAACAAGATTCTTTCACTATACAGAAcgttatgaagcattgtttattaaaaacacaaatggagcattagaatAAACAAATTAGTTTATTCGCATGCACCGGACTCTTCATAGAGCGCGAATAATCCTTGTATAGCCTGTAAAGCATGGCTACCTaagcgacgtagcctgctccacaaCGCAAGATCTCATGTTCCATGTCTACGTATATATGGCCACGGGGGTGAACATTTACTGGAATTTTGCTCCAAGTTTGTGCTAAATTGTGTGCAGTTGATGTTTCAacatattcgaaaagtattcgaaaaatactCGCGTTTACGAATAGTGGATATTGggttcattattcgaaagtttcgaagtTTCGCACAACCCTGGTATTGTTAACATTTTGTTTATAAAAAATTACTATACAGACGCCTCTTTCAAGGCATCGAAATGAAAAGGCCACTTCAGCGTAATAATTATTAAACAGGGCCAACATAAATTTCTCTGCAATCTAAAAGAGTTTTGATCATCCTCTGTAAGGCTTCCGATAGTGAGAACGAGGAATCCGACTGCGAGACGTGCTTCACAATGTAAAACACACAAATCATATCCTTATACAAAATATTACTTGCCCGGAATTAACAGTTTGGTGGCTCCCGTGACATAAGCATATTAATGATGTACGAAGTTGTACGgtacaaaaaaaaagctgtcCAGTAGCAATTAGACGTAATTACTACGGATATGGAATTTTGAATCGCAACATATTAAACTAAAGCTTTTTGCCCGACACATCAAAGTATAAGAACTATGAGATGCGTAAAACAATAGGAACCAAGAAGTGACGTTTATGTTTAATGAAGCCGTACGGGACAAATTACAGTTTACCGTGTATGGCACCAAGCGTCACGGTGAGTACGGCTGTGCTGGTTGCGAAGGATGAAAGGATGAGACCAACTGAAGCCATGATGCTTCCCGCAATGGCCACCGGCCTCACGGTGAAGCGCTGCGCCAGTGGTCCCGAGAGCACCCCTGCGTATTTTATAAAAGTCAGCAACGGCACAAACGGCGCGTGAAAAGTTTGCGTGGAGCTTCTACCACAGCCGCTTACGGCGTCAGTCGATGCAAGTATGGAAACTTTAACGTGTGTTTTAAAACAGCATTCAGTCTCGAATTTTCTGTGTCAGCCACAGAGTTTCCAACTATAGTTACTAGAACGAACTCTAGAGTAGCGATCATTGATCGGAATGACGGTTCGCGCGCCATTTTGGCTAATATTCTGGTTTGTGGATCGATATTATGTGGCTTTGTTTACTGGGCTTTATCTCcctttatttgtttaaatttCGAAGTAATCTcgctttttcaagcttgaaaggcAATAAAACTCTGCGCACATGAATAATCACTGCCAATAGCAGCCTTTATAACATTATATCTCCTTCAAAACGATTAGCCCACAAAGTCACCAATCCGTTTGAACAAGAAGAATGATATTTAGGCAAATTCATATACTAGCCATCATTTCCATGTTGCCTGAACCACGAAGTTTACacgggcactataacgtaaattTATTGCAAGCATATtccaagcatcgggtggtgacccgcagtGCTGTCTGAAGAGCCTAATAAAACAGTCTTCTTGTTTATAGGAGGTAAATTTTATCTGCTTTCCAAACGAATAAAAGTGCCTACATTGAGCGATtttttcttatctgattggctgacaacaAGCGAGGAGCATGCTGAGTTGCAGAgtgtttcgatggggccgagcgagCGCAGTGAacatagataaccggatgaggaagtttcctacaatatactagcGGGAACTCTAGTATATTGATCTACCATGGggatgatgggaagtacatggatttgtctgatcttcgtgcttgtgaattcagacatTCCTGTAGCTTTGTTTATTATGCTTTTTATGCCTTCATTGTCCTAACTTTCAGAgaaatctatactcttcgaagtgcagaagacgctgcgaacaagcgcaatcgctactaattgcgtcaattgagcttgtcgaggtggacaaatcaaaacgtgccaagcgcgtcaaggcactggcatgcatAAGGGCGTTTCGCGTCGCTTGTCGATGcttgcgtccgtggcttaatgatTTCAATATCAGTCTAGAGGcactgtgctcaaattttgccgtcggacaattttaataatgtttatttagttatttatgaCGCAGTACAATGCtgaaaattcatcatcatcatcagcctagttacgcccactgcagggcaaaggcctctcccatacttctccaactaccccggtcatgtactaattgtggccatgttgtccctgcaaacgtcttaatgtcatccgcccacctaactttctgccgccccctgctacgcttcccttcccttggaatccagtccgtaactcttagggaccatcggttatcttccctcctcattacatgtccggcccatgcccattttttttttcttgatttcaactaagatgtcgtttacccgcgtttgttgcctcacccaatctgctcttttcttatcccttaacgttacacccatcattcttctttccatagctcgttgcgtcgtcctcagtttcagcagaatccttttcgtaagcctccaggtttctgccccatatgtgagtactggtaacacacagctgttgtacactttccttttgagggatagtggcaacctgctgttcatgatttgagaatgcctgccaaacgcaccccaacccattcttattcttctggttatttcagtctcatgatccggatccgtggtcactacctgccctaagtagatgtattcccttaccacttccagtgcttcgctacctatcgtaaactgctgctctcttccgagactgttaaacaatactttagttttctgcagattaattttcagacccacccttctgctttgcctctccaggtcagtgagcatgcattgcaattggtctcctgagttactaagcaaggcaatatcatcagcgaatcgcaagttgctaaggtattctccatcaacttttatccccaattcttcccactccaggcctctgaatacctcctgtaaacatgctgtggatagcattggagatatcgtatctccctgtctgacgcctttctttatagggattttgttgctttctttgtggaggactacggtggctgtggagccgctatagatatcttccagtatttttacatatggctcatctacaccctgattccgtaatgcctccatgactgctgaggtttcgactgaatcaaacgctttctcgtaatcaatgaaagctatatataagggttgcttatattctgcaaatttctctatcacttgattgatagtgtgaatatggtctattgttgagtagcctttacggaatcctgcctggtcctttggttgacagaagtcgaaggtgttcctgattctatttgcgattaccttagtaaatactttgtaggcaacggacagtaagctgatcggtctataatttttcaagtctttggcgtcccctttcttatggattaggattatgttagcgttcttccaagattccggtacgctcgaggttatgaggcatcgcgtatacagggtggccagtttctctagaacaatctgaccaccatccttcaacaaatctgctgttacctgatcctccccagctgccttccccctttgcacagctcctaaggctttctttacttcttctggcgttacctgtgggatttcgaattcctctaggctattctctctttcactatcgtcgtgggtgccactggtactgtataaatctctatagaactcctcagccacttgaactatctcatccatattagtaacgatattgccggctttgtctcttaacgcacacatctgattcttgcctattcctagtttcttcttcactgtttttaggcttcctccgttcctgagagcctgttcaattctatccatattatagttcctgatgtccgctgtcttacgcttgttgattaacttagaaagttctgccagttctattctagctgtaggattagaggctttcatacattggcgtttcttgatcagatctttcgtctcctgcgatagcttactggtttcctgtctaacggcgttaccaccgacttctattgcgccctccttaatgatgcccatgagattgtcgttcattgcttcaacgctaaggtcctcttcctgagttaaagccgaatacctgttctgtagttttatccggaattcctctagtttccctcttaccgctaactcattgattggcttcttgtgtatcagtttctttcgttccctcctcaagtctaggctaattcgagttcttaccatactgtggtcactgcagcgtaccttgccgagcacgtctacatcttgaatgatgccagggttcgcgcagagtatgaagtcgatttcatttctagtctcaccattcgggctcctccacgtccactttcgactaacccgcttgcggaaaaggtattcattatccgcatattattctgttctgcaaactctactaataattctcctctgctattcctagagcctatgccatattcccccactgacttgtctccagcctgcttcttgcctaccctggcattgaagtcgcccatcagtatagtgtattttgttttgactttacccatcgccgattctacgtcttcataaaagctttcgacttcctggtcatcatgactagatgtaggagcgtagacctgtacaaccttcattttgtacctcttattaagtttcacaacaagacatgccaccctctcgttaatgctatagaattcctgtatgttaccagctatttccttattaatcaggaatccgactcctagttctcgtctctccgctaagccccggtaacacagtacatgcccgctttttagcactgtatatgcttcttttgtcctcctaacctcactgagccctattatatcccatttactaccctctaattcctccaataacactgctagactcgcctcactagatagcgttctaacgttaaacgttgccaggttcagattccaatggcggcctgtccggagccaggtattcttagcaccctctgcagcgtcacaggtctgaccgccgccgtggtcagttgcttcgcggctgctggggactgagggccggggttcgattgttgtattcatataggaggttgtggccaagtactgcaccagggtggccaatcctgctctggtgagagagtgcgttaccggttctggtcaccgggatcaggccgcactccaggcctgtttgtgcaattttctcaacacacggtttttttttgtattttccggtggagaattgcgcagcaccgggatttggatcacggtcctcttgcactggagacggatactctaccgtccccgtaggagttaaattaaaaattaatttatggggttttacgtgacaaaaccactttctgattaggcacgccgtagtggaggactccgaaaatttcgaccacctggggttctttaacgtgcacctaattctaagtacacgggtgttttcgcatttcgcccccatcgaaatgcggccgccgtggtcggggtccgatcccgcgacctcgtgctcagcagtctaacaccgtaaccactgagcaaccacggcgggtcccgcaggagttgtacgcctcatttaacctacagtggtgccctatttgatcagtcaaggtggaccaatctgagctcggttataccgcatggatggcactcggctagagaacctggtatttatgacctgcacatgtgaggccatacatatttgaagatgtatatctttctttttttctccacaaAGTCACCAAGCCGTTTGAAGCTAGAAGGACAAAGTTAAGGctaatccatgtacttcccataatttccatgcttgGTCAATCGTAGACGCTAGTGCCAAAGTTCGCTCTAGCAAATATGATATGAAGCTgtatggtgccggcgtctgtaaCTTTTCGTTGCGGCGCGCAACGAAAAGTTAGGAATGTCGCCAAAATGGGTCCTCAACAAGAGAAAGgtggcagagtgatgtcgtatacgtgccgaaatggCTTGATAAGGGGATATTTCCACGCAAGAAGTTTATTATACGTGAATAAATCTGTGCTCGCTTGCAGGTACGAAAAGCCAAAGCCTGAgcaatcggcgggcagccatcctCCATTTAATTCGGAGCGGGATAGCTTCCGGATACTCTCAAAAATACTCAGttgtgttcagcatattaatgcatctttaacgcttaCACGGCATTTTGACACGGTGAGTTCTGACGCTGTTGTGGCGCCGTGTGGGCGCAGCCCGAAGACGTTTGACCAATTGCagagggctgatggcgaaaaggcgttgaatcagtaatatctattaagaggaagctttagctcgggagctcctatctaaatgcatgtaaaaggagcattcgtttttctcggcaaccagtgcaccgaATTTGGCGAGAtttgttccatttaaaagaaaagcttaataTACAGTGACTTCTGGTTTCAAATTTTCCATCTAagttgtcaatttttttattaaaaattggcgaatatcaaaaattttcaggaaacgaagctatcaagttatATCAGTACATACAGCTGCCCAGCTGCGCAGTTTCCATCCTATTTCATTCAGCGGTAATCAAGTCCATGTCTGAGTGCGCTTGGAAGCACTCCTTGCCTATAGCGGGTGATATAGAATAAAATAATTATTCGCTTAGAGACTGCGATCTTACCACCTTGTTCTCTTCTGCTGACTCCCAGTTGCCTGCACTTAAAACACTCCAGTTACGATCCGTTTACCATAACTACGATCCACCTCCTGTTCTCTGATACGTTATGAAGGGCGCACGCTGCAGTAATGTGGGTAGTGATGCGTTTAATTAAGTGATGTAAGTCAGAGACCATGCACGAAGCGAAGTTGATAGCACTTTGTGATTGGCTGCATGCTCTGCCTGCGGAGTGCATGCGCGTGTGAAGATTCCAACGGAGGTatgtcaactctagtgtttcgtgaGTTTTGAACAAAAGTTAGCTCTTTTGTAGCGTGTCCACGTTCAGTCCTGTGGCCTGTCAGGATCATCAGCAGAATCAGTTTTCTCTTTGTGGAGAAACTCTGAAAAAGCTGCTACTATTCACGGAGATTTTTGTGGAGGTATCAGAACAACAGGAAAATTACTCGTTTAAGTACTTTTATGCAAGTTAAGCTCTGTGC
Proteins encoded in this window:
- the LOC126524459 gene encoding monocarboxylate transporter 9-like, with translation MMAAGIQASGVLSGPLAQRFTVRPVAIAGSIMASVGLILSSFATSTAVLTVTLGAIHGIGAGMVIMSQPMCLVQHFIIHKGLATGLNFAGASLAFFVFPMLMEVLTEMYGFGSAIFLFGAISLNATAFTLFVRQPDWLRPCTLVTNSDKSSHHCDGGRASVTATPSGSKTCETNMRPGNAPKTYDTAKEGQKIASTDDEPKQNSNLQRCETTQTTLIAPDEPMTIKFMSRRASMSGLFGSVANAVEMIKNFKKRPEPGSLRHSLTVVKEPIFYLILYTFLCYSFTFDCYSSLLVDFAVGKGIAVRSAVTMTSITALVDLAARLLLPSIADRDILSRVCMLVFVKLTITIVMFLLPHVSSYGTIFALASCIGLYVGCVVVMCSVLIAEFLGVDRVPLTYGLVTGVTGLTAFAKPPLIGKCSLNFLPTIHQFSHFFIQLVGLSRSCVGGCNTETDILFS